Part of the Pyxidicoccus trucidator genome is shown below.
GCGACAGCATCCAGAAGACGCTGGAAGCCGCGCTGTAGTCAGCGCTGGCAGGGCACCGGCGCGCAGGCACCCCACACCCCTCGCCTCGCGCGCCGGGCCTCGGCCTCCAGCGACTCGAACTCCGCGCGCCGCGCGCTCCCCGCGGGCGGCACGTGCAGCACGCAGGCATGGCCCCGCTCCACCAGGAGCGTGTTCACCTCGCGCCCGTCCACGGACACGTAAGCGAGGAGCCGGCCAAAGCGGTCCTCGCACGCCTCACCGTAGGCCAGCGCCACCCGCCGTCCCTCCACGAGCCCGCGATTGAAGGCGTGGGCCTCCGGGCCGAAGCAGTCGCGGGTGCGCCCCGTGCTCTCGGGCGCATCAGCCAGCAGGTAGCGGATGCGCTCGCCACTCTCGAGGAGGAGCGTGTCACCGTCGATGACCTCCGCCACCCGGCCCGTGTCCGGACCGCACGGGGTGCTGGCCTCTCCCCCGCAGGCCAGGAGCGCGGCGGCCAGCACGGCCGCGCTCACCGAGCGCATGGACGGTTCTCCACGCCCGGAGTGCCCCGGTCCCCCAGCCCATAGCGGACGCTGGTGGGAGCGGGACAGAAGCTCCCCGCCGCGTCATTCCGGGTGGCGTCACTCCGGGATGGGTCGACCTGCGAGGACACGCCCGGCACCGCCGCGGTCGTCCACGTCACGGCGTCCAGCAACCGCCCGTCCACCGCGAGCCGCAGCACGTGGTTGCCCGCGCTGTTCGCGAGGTTGAACGCGAACGTGCCGAGCACCGCCGGCAACCCGCCATTGAGGGACACGTCCTCGCTGCGCGCGAGGACGGCACGGCCACCGGCCTTGAGGGACAGGCACAGCGCCGACATGAGCACCGCGCTGCTCCCACTCCCGTTGGACAGGGTGACGCCGTTGAGGTCCACCTCGCGCAGGGCGAGCACCTCCACCCACTCGCCCGTGGCATCCGCCACCGCGCTCGGGTCGGCCATGAACTCGGTGAGGACCAGCGAGCCCGCATCCGGCACCCTCGGCGCGCGGAGCTTCCCGGTCGACCTGTCGATGCAACCATTCACCGGAGTCCCCGCGTCCACGCCTGCATCCGCCGGGCCCGCATCCGGAACGCCCGCATCCAGCCGACCTCCATCCGGGGCCCCCGCATCCGGGACGCCACCGTCCGAGCCACCCACGCCACAAGCGCGGTTCGCACGGCCAGGAGTCCCCAGGTTGCCGCGCGTCCCATAGACCTCCGTGGCCCGACACCACGCCGCTCCCGAGTCATTGCGCTGCGCATCCGCCAGCAGCGCCGACACCTGCGTGGCCACGCCCTCCTCCGCCGGGCCGTACCCGGCGCCATCGATGAGGACGTCCCCCGCCTTCACCATCACCACGCCGCCCGAGTTGCGCAGGTCCACACCGAAGGTGGCCACCGGCGCGGGCAACCAGCCGTTGACCGCCGCCTCGGTGCGGCGTGCCAGCACCGCATGCTCACCCGCCGCGAGCGACACGCACGCCCCCGTCGCCACCTTCGTCCCCGCCGAGTCCGTGCCCACCGTCACCCCATTGAGGTCCACGGGCACGGTGGCCCGCACCTCCACCCACTCGCCCAGCGTGTCGTCTCCGCGCGGGTTGGCCATCACCTCGGTGATGACCAGGTCTCCCGGCCGCGGGCGCACCACGGGCCTCGCGGAGGAAGCTCCCGCCGGCACACAGGACTCCGCGACACCCGCATCCGCGGTGGAAGACGGCGGAGGTGCTCCCGAATCACAGGGAGCATTCGCCGCACCGGGGCTCCCCCGGGGCTCATCCGCTCCGGCCCCGTCACACCAGCGCTCCGGGTCATCGTTGCCAGCGGAGTCGGGCACGAGCCGGCCGTCGTAGATGCGGGCCACTCCACTCTTCGCGGGCGCGGTGAGGTGGACCTCGTCAACGTCCCGCTCCCCGCATCGCACGCCCAGCTTCCCACCCGTGTTGCCCAGCGCGCCAAGCGCCTCGCCATACGCATGGTCCATGTACGCGGGCAGCGGCCCCTCGCGCACGTCCCCCAGCACGAGGTAGCTCCCGGCCGCCACGGGCACGGAGCCGGTGAAGAGATAGGCCCGCTCCTGCGAGCCATCCACGCGGGCCGAATAGAGCGTGACTCCATGCAGGTCCACGGTGGTGCGCGTGGGGTTGTGAAGCTCGACGTACTCCTGCCCGGTGTCCGTCCCCACGGGGTCATTGAGGTACTCGGTGATGACCAGGTCTCCGGGCAGCAGCCCGGCGCACGCCGCGTCCACGCCCTCGTCCGGAGGTGCCCCTCCACAAGCCCACGCGCCGAGCAGCGCCACTCCACCCAGCCACCTTCCCCAGCCCCTCATTTCGGCAACCCTCACGTTCAACTCCTCTGTCTCACAGCACTTCAGGACCGCGACTCCAGCTCCAGGTGAAAGCGGCAACCCTCACATTCAGTTCCTCTGGTTCACAGCGCGTCAGAACCGCGTCTCCAGCTCCAGGTGGAAGAGGTGGCGCGGCGGGTCGGGCGGTACACGGGCCACGCTCGCGTCCTTCAGGTCGAGCACCCACGCGTACCGCGCCCGCGCCGTCACCCTCTCGAAGGCGGCCCAGCCCGCGTCCACGGCGGCGCGCAGCTCCTGCCGGAGCCGGCGGCGCTCGGAAAGGTCCTCGTCCTTCCACACCACCCGGGCGCCCAGCTTCACGGACTCCGCGGGCCGCAGCCGCACGTCGAGCACGGCCTGTCCGTCATACCGGGGGCCCTCGGCGTCAGGCGCCTCCACGCGCGCGTGCCCGTACTGCACCGCCACCGTCACGCCGTCGGCGACCTCGGACCGCACCCGGGCGACGACTCCGTACCGGCCGCTGGAGCACGGGCTCGTCCCTTCCTGGGAAGCGTCGACCTCCGCCTCCCCGGAGCACGCGCCCCCTGTTCCCAGCCCGGAGTCCCGCAGCTCCACCTGGAGCGACGGCTGGAACCGTGGCCACACGAGCCAGTCCGCCCGGGCGGAGGCGCGCAGGTGCGCCGTGCCCGCCGTCCCCGGCACCGCGCCATCGGCCGGCAGCGTCCACGCATCCACCTGCCCGCGAACCCGCCACGCACCTTCCGCGCGCTGGAGATAACGCACGCGAGCGCCCAGCTCGTTGCGCACGCGCAGTCCCTCCAGCGTGTCCGGACCGGAAGTCGCACCGCTGTAGGGATTGGCGAAGTCGCGTCCGTAATAGCGCAGCGCCAGCTCCACCTCGTGCCGTGCGCCAGAGAGCACGGTGCGCTGGACGGCACCGAAGCCACCACCTCCGTCCGGAGCGACATCGAAGCTGCGCGTGCCCTCGAAGAAGAGGTCCACAGCGCCACGCCCCCAGGCCGCATCGAGCCCCACCGCGCCGAAGCCGCCACCCGCCGGGTAGCGGGCACTCGGCTGGAAGTCGAGTCGCGCACCTTCGGGGCTCCACACCGGCCGCGCGGCCCAGCCCGTCACCCCGACCTGGGCACGCGGTGACAGGGACAGCGTCGCATTGCCGCCACCCGCCCACTCCTGGAAGACACCCGGCAGCGTGCGCGCCGTGAGCTTCTCCACCCGTGAGCCCGACAGCGGCACCAGCACGTCCGGAGCCCGGCACCCACCACGCGAGTCCACACAGGCCGAGCGGTCCAGCACCGCATGACGCGCCAGCGAGCGGAGCTGGTACGAGCCGAAGCCCGTGAGCGACAGCTCCGCGCCAGTACCCACCGGCCCACGCACGGTGCCCACGAGCCCCCGGAAGCCCTCGTCCCAAGCGAAGTCCGGGGTGACGTCGGACAGCCGCTCCTCGGGCTCGCAGCCCGTGCCTCCCACGAGGCACTCCCGTTCCAGCGCTCCGGGCGGTCGCACGCCGTCATCGGGAAGGAAGCCCTCCGGCGACGGCAGCGCCGTGGTGTCCAGCGTGAGCCGCTGCCCGAAGCCCAGCCGGTACGTGCCCGCCAGCACGGAGGCGCGCTCACCCGTCCAGTGCGCGTAGAGCTTCGGCAGCAGCACCGCCGGACCGGGCGCCTCCACCACCAGGGCCCGCCGACGCTCATCCCTCTGAAGGGGCCCCAGTCTCCTGCGCGCGAGCGAGAGCAGTACTCCCGCCCGCATCCCGGCGAGTCCTCCCGCGCGAACCTGCAACGCCACGGGTGGCAGCAACGGGTCCGACGCGGCGAAGGCCATCAACAGCCTCGCATCACCAGAGAGCCCGGGCTCCCGCCGCACGAGGAACGACGCGAGCCTCCGCTCCTCTTCCTCCGTGAGTCCTCCCGGAGAATCGCTCCCCGCGGCACCTGAAGCCCTCGCGCGCCCATGCTTCGTGGCTCGCCCGCCAGCGTCCCGCCGCCGCATGCGAGCCCGCAGCAGCACATCCACGTCCGCGTACGTCAGCCCGGGCAGGCCATACAGCGTGGCGCGCGTCGCGAGCCTCGGGTCCACCCCGGCCCGCCGCAGCGCCAGCAGTGCCGCGAGCGTCTCACGGGAGATGGCGCCCTCTTCCGCCAGCGCGAGCAGGTCCAGCTCACCCGAGACTTCCGGCTCCACCTCATACGGCGCCGCATGCACGGGCAGCGCCCGGCACAGCCAGCACCCCAGCAACCACGGCAACCACAGTGAGAGGACACGGCGCACGCCGCGCTCCGCTGCACATCCGAGACCACCGTTCCCTACAGCGTCACCACTCCGTCACTGCGTCTGAATCCCGGACCCATCGTCCAGGAGCCGGACAGGACTCAGGCCCTCGCGGCTCGGGGGTCCACCCGCAGCAGCTCCTCGGCGACGGACTCCGCGGCCACGGCGCGGGCCTTCGCGGCGGCGTGGCGAAGCCGGG
Proteins encoded:
- a CDS encoding thermonuclease family protein gives rise to the protein MRSVSAAVLAAALLACGGEASTPCGPDTGRVAEVIDGDTLLLESGERIRYLLADAPESTGRTRDCFGPEAHAFNRGLVEGRRVALAYGEACEDRFGRLLAYVSVDGREVNTLLVERGHACVLHVPPAGSARRAEFESLEAEARRARRGVWGACAPVPCQR
- a CDS encoding lamin tail domain-containing protein translates to MRVAEMRGWGRWLGGVALLGAWACGGAPPDEGVDAACAGLLPGDLVITEYLNDPVGTDTGQEYVELHNPTRTTVDLHGVTLYSARVDGSQERAYLFTGSVPVAAGSYLVLGDVREGPLPAYMDHAYGEALGALGNTGGKLGVRCGERDVDEVHLTAPAKSGVARIYDGRLVPDSAGNDDPERWCDGAGADEPRGSPGAANAPCDSGAPPPSSTADAGVAESCVPAGASSARPVVRPRPGDLVITEVMANPRGDDTLGEWVEVRATVPVDLNGVTVGTDSAGTKVATGACVSLAAGEHAVLARRTEAAVNGWLPAPVATFGVDLRNSGGVVMVKAGDVLIDGAGYGPAEEGVATQVSALLADAQRNDSGAAWCRATEVYGTRGNLGTPGRANRACGVGGSDGGVPDAGAPDGGRLDAGVPDAGPADAGVDAGTPVNGCIDRSTGKLRAPRVPDAGSLVLTEFMADPSAVADATGEWVEVLALREVDLNGVTLSNGSGSSAVLMSALCLSLKAGGRAVLARSEDVSLNGGLPAVLGTFAFNLANSAGNHVLRLAVDGRLLDAVTWTTAAVPGVSSQVDPSRSDATRNDAAGSFCPAPTSVRYGLGDRGTPGVENRPCAR